The following coding sequences lie in one Spirosoma sp. KUDC1026 genomic window:
- a CDS encoding L,D-transpeptidase family protein: METNEKKYAWYALGAVLGLVALFFVGLEVNNWWSAKEETAQRKETYQQTLATLRQACRYADSVGIDTSRYAAVTGEDADRLTTRLADLMLELRYGKKSSQLAFDGLKKKEKVDSSAVQAAAEREVETAGFSPASLQGANQLAPYNQLVSEYNRLRRRPETASLTDSLRLVRQTLNFYRYINRFDLEKFVVVNIPAAELNVFDQTGKRLLPMRVIVGRADKQTPLMATYITGIIAYPYWNVPESIALNEMLPKMQRDLSFIYNQNLQVLDAKNQEVDPEEIDWQSLSETNFPYRIRQASGCDNSLGLLKFDLANPLAIYLHDTNSRDLFTATSDHWRSHGCVRVQKPVELANLVLGKPVFDASFMNKCLIDQKPKPLTIPKQVPVFITYNIADVDASGKLRFYKDVYAMNKKAL, encoded by the coding sequence ATGGAAACGAACGAAAAAAAGTATGCCTGGTACGCCCTGGGTGCGGTGCTGGGACTAGTTGCCCTGTTCTTTGTGGGCCTAGAGGTTAATAACTGGTGGAGCGCAAAAGAGGAAACTGCCCAGCGAAAAGAAACGTACCAGCAGACGCTGGCAACGTTACGTCAGGCTTGTCGCTATGCCGACTCCGTTGGGATTGACACAAGCCGCTATGCAGCTGTTACCGGTGAGGACGCCGACAGGCTGACCACCCGACTGGCAGATCTGATGCTGGAACTTCGGTATGGTAAAAAATCGTCGCAGCTGGCGTTTGACGGGCTCAAGAAAAAAGAAAAGGTAGATTCGAGTGCGGTACAGGCCGCGGCCGAGCGTGAAGTGGAAACCGCCGGGTTCTCTCCGGCGTCTTTACAGGGGGCTAACCAACTGGCTCCTTACAATCAACTTGTGAGCGAATACAACCGCCTGCGCCGGCGCCCCGAAACAGCATCCCTGACCGATTCGCTGCGACTGGTTCGACAAACGCTTAATTTCTATCGCTATATCAACCGGTTCGATCTCGAGAAATTCGTAGTGGTCAATATTCCGGCTGCGGAGCTGAATGTGTTCGATCAAACCGGCAAACGGCTGCTACCGATGCGGGTGATTGTGGGCCGGGCCGATAAGCAGACCCCCCTGATGGCTACGTATATTACGGGCATTATTGCTTATCCCTACTGGAACGTACCCGAAAGCATCGCGCTGAATGAGATGCTGCCCAAGATGCAGCGCGATTTGTCGTTTATTTACAACCAGAACCTGCAGGTGCTGGATGCCAAGAATCAAGAGGTTGATCCTGAAGAGATTGACTGGCAAAGTCTATCAGAAACCAATTTTCCGTACCGAATCCGGCAGGCATCGGGCTGCGACAACTCGCTGGGTTTGCTGAAGTTCGATCTGGCCAATCCACTAGCCATCTATTTGCATGATACTAATAGCCGGGACCTGTTTACGGCTACCAGCGACCACTGGCGGAGTCACGGCTGCGTGCGGGTGCAGAAGCCCGTCGAACTGGCGAACCTGGTACTGGGGAAACCAGTTTTCGATGCCAGTTTCATGAACAAATGCCTGATCGATCAGAAGCCAAAACCACTGACCATTCCAAAGCAGGTGCCCGTCTTCATTACTTATAACATCGCCGACGTAGATGCAAGCGGCAAACTGCGGTTCTACAAAGATGTGTATGCAATGAATAAAAAAGCGCTTTAA
- a CDS encoding L-threonylcarbamoyladenylate synthase: MAQIGTDQQRAKALLEAGNVVGIPTETVYGLAANALDPDAVVTIFRVKNRPAFDPLIVHTDSLDKVTRFVTDLPEAAQQLAATFWPGPLTLLLPRQPIIPDLVTSGLPTVAVRIPNHPLTRALLRSLDFPLAAPSANPFGYISPTTAQHVANQLGDQIPYILDGGPALVGLESTIVGFEGGMPTIYRLGGLAQEAIEQVIGPVALRSHSTSNPKAPGMLSSHYAPRKPVYLVQPGASPPPTPRSGALVFRELFGGIAGGNQRTLSPTGNLNEAAKNLFAYLRELDQLEIDQIYAELLPPEGLGRAINDRLRRAAATA, translated from the coding sequence ATGGCACAGATTGGTACAGACCAGCAGCGGGCGAAAGCCCTGCTGGAAGCAGGCAACGTGGTTGGTATTCCGACCGAAACCGTGTACGGGCTGGCGGCCAACGCCCTCGATCCCGACGCAGTAGTAACCATTTTCCGGGTTAAAAATCGGCCCGCCTTCGATCCGCTTATCGTTCATACCGACTCACTGGACAAAGTGACCCGGTTCGTTACAGACCTGCCAGAAGCCGCCCAGCAGCTGGCGGCAACGTTCTGGCCCGGCCCTCTGACGCTACTGCTACCGCGTCAGCCCATCATTCCCGATCTCGTTACGTCAGGGCTGCCCACGGTAGCCGTCCGAATACCCAATCACCCCCTCACCCGTGCGCTGCTGCGCAGTCTGGACTTCCCCCTGGCCGCGCCCAGTGCCAATCCATTTGGCTACATCAGTCCTACCACGGCCCAGCACGTAGCCAACCAGTTGGGCGATCAGATTCCATACATTCTGGATGGCGGCCCTGCCCTTGTGGGACTGGAATCGACCATTGTAGGCTTCGAGGGCGGCATGCCCACCATCTACCGGCTGGGCGGTCTGGCGCAGGAAGCCATTGAGCAGGTAATTGGCCCGGTAGCCTTACGGAGTCACTCGACCTCTAATCCCAAGGCGCCCGGCATGCTTAGTAGTCACTACGCCCCACGCAAACCAGTTTATCTGGTTCAGCCCGGTGCTTCTCCTCCCCCGACGCCCCGCAGTGGCGCGCTGGTTTTCCGGGAGCTATTCGGCGGTATCGCCGGCGGAAACCAGCGTACGCTCTCGCCAACGGGCAACCTGAACGAAGCCGCCAAGAATCTGTTCGCTTACCTGCGCGAACTGGATCAGCTGGAAATCGACCAGATCTATGCTGAACTGCTGCCCCCCGAGGGGCTGGGCCGCGCGATCAACGACCGGCTCCGTCGGGCTGCCGCAACCGCCTGA
- a CDS encoding sensor histidine kinase — MSNLIVPPDHLFPTGDGVMQASIRSVDWPETPMGKPDQWPASLRTTLAILLASPSPTLLFWGPQFIQFYNDAYQTTINQSATEPIALGKPAADSWAKNRIERREILNYIRTTGQATYQENQAVPTQRNGHNELTYWRFFFSVVPDETSQTAGILLVGQETTRQPVTPPVLSVQEEQLQFAIDSAGLGIWDLNPVTGKVTGNDRMRAWFNLPVRGEVDLALAMEAILEKDRARVAQAIAASLQPEANGYYDITYTLVTPRETLERIIRAKGKVFFNENHEPIRFTGTLQDITNETHLREEQRTLIDLVESSHDYVAVMDIDGRLTYLNAAGRELVGAPADVRLSHLPPDVLYTPEQFRFFIHRIRPSLLQTSRWTGSFSLRHLTSGEEIPCHAEFIRISDSVTGAPLSIGVNLHDLRSEQAIQQALIDTNAELTDSIRQFTFVTDFMPQMVWATQPSGQHDFFNQRWYDFTGLTPGESFGEEWANALHPDDVERTNRIWTESLTTGKPYEIEYRMLRYDGQYRWLLGRALPMRDEMGQIVRWFGTCTDIHDQKAFSAELEERVADRTQELKAANYDLKRSNDNLQRFAYVASHDLQEPLRKIQSFGDILQQTYSAQLGDGGELLERMQAAAHRMSTLIRDLLAFSRITTERGQFASVSLGEVLNGVLLDLELAIQESGTVIDLGPMPTIRGDIPQLSQLFQNLISNAIKFRKTNDPLPHRISIQADLIDAADLPPAVKPVFPAHQYHRIAVADTGIGFDEKYLDRIFEVFQRLHGRNQYAGTGIGLAIVQKVVDNHGGAVSATSQPGQGATFTVYFPV; from the coding sequence ATGAGTAATCTTATAGTCCCCCCGGATCATTTGTTTCCGACTGGAGACGGCGTGATGCAGGCAAGCATCCGCTCGGTCGACTGGCCTGAAACCCCTATGGGCAAGCCGGACCAATGGCCAGCCAGTCTCCGGACAACGCTGGCTATCCTGCTGGCATCGCCCTCCCCTACGCTGCTTTTCTGGGGTCCTCAGTTCATCCAGTTTTACAACGATGCCTACCAGACTACGATTAACCAGTCGGCTACCGAGCCTATTGCCCTTGGCAAGCCGGCCGCTGATTCCTGGGCAAAAAACCGGATCGAACGGCGGGAGATTCTAAACTACATTCGAACAACAGGTCAGGCTACGTACCAGGAGAACCAGGCTGTCCCTACGCAGCGTAACGGCCATAATGAGCTTACATACTGGCGGTTTTTCTTTAGCGTAGTTCCCGACGAAACCAGTCAGACTGCGGGTATTCTGCTCGTTGGTCAGGAAACGACTAGGCAGCCGGTTACTCCGCCCGTACTCAGTGTTCAGGAAGAACAACTACAGTTTGCGATCGACTCCGCGGGTCTGGGCATCTGGGATCTAAACCCCGTTACGGGTAAGGTTACCGGCAACGACCGGATGCGGGCCTGGTTTAATTTACCGGTTCGGGGAGAGGTTGATTTAGCTCTGGCGATGGAAGCGATTCTTGAGAAAGACCGGGCGCGGGTGGCACAGGCCATTGCGGCCAGTCTTCAACCGGAAGCGAATGGCTACTACGACATAACCTATACCCTTGTTACTCCGCGCGAAACACTGGAACGTATCATTCGCGCAAAAGGCAAGGTTTTCTTCAACGAAAATCACGAGCCGATACGGTTTACGGGTACCCTTCAGGATATTACAAACGAAACGCATCTGCGCGAAGAACAACGGACGCTGATCGATTTGGTCGAAAGCAGCCACGACTACGTGGCCGTCATGGACATAGATGGTCGGCTGACGTACCTGAATGCCGCCGGCCGGGAGCTCGTTGGCGCGCCAGCCGACGTCAGGCTGAGTCATCTGCCACCAGACGTTTTATACACCCCGGAACAATTTCGCTTTTTTATTCATCGTATCCGGCCCAGCCTGCTGCAGACGAGCCGGTGGACGGGCTCGTTTTCACTCCGCCATCTGACCAGCGGTGAAGAGATTCCCTGTCATGCTGAATTCATCCGGATCAGCGACTCAGTAACGGGCGCCCCCCTATCAATTGGCGTCAATCTGCACGACCTCCGGTCCGAACAGGCAATACAGCAGGCACTGATCGATACGAACGCTGAACTTACCGATAGTATTCGCCAGTTTACGTTCGTTACGGATTTTATGCCGCAGATGGTATGGGCTACCCAGCCCAGCGGGCAGCACGATTTTTTCAACCAGCGCTGGTACGATTTTACGGGTCTGACTCCCGGCGAGTCGTTCGGTGAGGAATGGGCGAATGCCCTTCACCCCGACGACGTCGAGCGAACCAATCGCATCTGGACCGAATCGCTGACGACCGGCAAACCTTACGAAATCGAATACCGGATGTTGCGGTACGACGGTCAGTATCGCTGGCTGCTGGGCCGGGCGCTTCCCATGCGCGACGAGATGGGCCAGATCGTCCGCTGGTTCGGTACCTGCACGGATATTCATGATCAGAAAGCATTCTCGGCCGAACTGGAAGAACGTGTTGCCGACCGGACACAAGAGCTCAAAGCAGCTAACTATGACCTGAAACGGTCCAACGATAACCTCCAGCGATTTGCCTACGTAGCCAGCCATGACTTACAGGAACCGCTGCGCAAGATTCAGTCCTTCGGCGACATTCTCCAACAGACCTACTCGGCTCAGTTAGGCGATGGGGGTGAGCTTCTGGAGCGTATGCAGGCAGCCGCCCACCGGATGTCGACACTGATTCGTGATTTGCTGGCGTTCTCGCGCATTACAACCGAGCGGGGCCAGTTTGCCAGCGTGTCGCTGGGTGAGGTGCTCAATGGCGTTCTGCTCGATCTGGAGCTGGCCATTCAGGAATCGGGCACCGTCATTGATCTTGGCCCCATGCCAACGATTCGGGGAGACATCCCGCAGCTAAGTCAGCTTTTTCAGAATCTGATTTCCAACGCCATTAAATTCAGAAAGACGAACGACCCGCTCCCACACCGGATTTCTATTCAGGCTGACCTGATCGACGCAGCTGATCTTCCGCCCGCGGTCAAACCAGTCTTTCCGGCGCACCAGTATCACCGTATCGCCGTAGCGGATACGGGCATTGGATTCGACGAGAAATACCTGGACCGGATTTTTGAAGTCTTCCAGCGGCTGCATGGCCGCAACCAGTATGCCGGTACGGGTATCGGGCTGGCCATCGTTCAGAAAGTAGTTGATAATCACGGGGGGGCCGTTAGTGCCACCAGCCAGCCGGGGCAGGGCGCTACGTTTACCGTTTATTTCCCCGTCTGA
- a CDS encoding transglycosylase domain-containing protein, with protein sequence MTYRQRKALRIAGWVFLSLFILAGIGAGIAYSKREALLRTAIDRAIRKAKRDYTLTVKIDSAQFTGFSSLAFSGISVVPDDRDSLARIQRAEVSVRFWPLLLGNVALSGLTVNNGLVQIVKRDSLTNIDFLLRKRDSTSTKRKRRTDLSDVAENLIDNILSKIPDDLNVQNLEFRGMDNQDTISLLTQTATIDDEAVNSTILLNGRQAIWHITGTADPADREYDLALYAEGPNGRPKPLELPYIQKKFNLKLQADTVRAELRDVDRARGEFRLEGAGSVRNLRINHPAIARTDVLVPQASMNANLFVGENYVGVDSSSTLTLGQVSARPFVKYTLSPNKIYELQLHTDPLDAQALFNSFPQGLFESLEGMQVTGKLKYDLAFQLDASLPDSVKFDSGLTSDGFKILRMGATDFSSINRPFVYTPYEKGKPVRPIIVGPENPDYTPLNEISPDLRNALLTSEDYNFFTHNGFNEKAFRVSIATNFKEKSFKRGASTISMQLVKNAFLSRNKTLSRKVEEILIVWLIENQHIVPKERMYEVYLNIIEWGKNIYGIGEAARYYFAKRPADLNLGESIFLAFVVPRPKAALNWFVPDGHLQTRNVRGYFRLIGRIMARRGLTVPDSGAYGFYGVQLREGLRRQVAPVDTLFQGDSLQVDPIDDVDENTFGGFFRRLFKRSETPQAAPAGQPGAQADAPATEAAPADTVKSRKQLRQERRERKRQEKEAERLRSQSDG encoded by the coding sequence ATGACGTATCGTCAACGTAAGGCCCTCCGCATTGCAGGCTGGGTATTTTTAAGTCTTTTTATCCTCGCTGGTATTGGCGCGGGTATCGCTTACTCTAAACGTGAAGCTCTGTTGCGCACGGCTATCGACCGGGCCATCCGGAAGGCCAAACGAGATTATACCCTCACCGTAAAAATTGACTCCGCCCAGTTTACCGGATTCAGTTCCCTGGCGTTCTCCGGCATCTCAGTAGTTCCCGACGACCGGGACAGTCTGGCGCGTATTCAGCGAGCCGAAGTCAGTGTTCGCTTCTGGCCATTGTTGCTGGGTAACGTAGCGCTCTCGGGTTTGACGGTCAACAATGGCCTGGTGCAGATCGTCAAACGCGACTCACTGACGAACATCGATTTCCTGCTCCGCAAACGGGACTCGACCAGTACGAAACGGAAACGCCGGACGGATCTCTCGGACGTGGCCGAAAACCTGATCGACAACATTCTGTCCAAGATTCCGGACGATCTTAACGTACAGAACCTGGAGTTCCGGGGCATGGACAACCAGGATACCATCAGTCTGCTTACCCAGACAGCCACCATCGACGACGAAGCTGTCAACTCGACTATCCTGCTGAATGGCCGGCAGGCCATCTGGCACATAACGGGTACTGCCGACCCCGCTGATCGGGAGTATGACCTAGCCCTCTACGCTGAAGGGCCGAACGGTCGACCCAAACCATTGGAACTGCCTTACATTCAGAAGAAATTTAACCTGAAACTCCAGGCTGATACGGTACGGGCCGAACTACGCGACGTTGATCGGGCGCGAGGTGAATTCCGTCTGGAAGGGGCCGGATCGGTACGTAATCTGCGTATTAACCATCCGGCTATTGCCCGTACCGATGTGCTGGTACCTCAGGCGTCCATGAATGCCAACCTGTTTGTGGGCGAAAACTATGTGGGTGTAGATAGTTCGTCGACGCTGACACTGGGTCAGGTGAGTGCGCGGCCGTTCGTGAAATACACCCTGTCGCCAAACAAGATTTACGAGCTGCAACTGCATACCGATCCGCTGGATGCCCAAGCGTTGTTCAACTCATTCCCGCAGGGGCTATTCGAGTCGCTGGAAGGCATGCAGGTAACCGGCAAACTGAAATACGACCTGGCTTTCCAGCTCGACGCATCGCTGCCCGATTCGGTGAAATTTGACTCCGGTCTAACGTCCGATGGGTTCAAAATTCTGCGCATGGGCGCTACGGATTTTAGTTCGATTAATCGCCCATTCGTCTATACACCTTATGAGAAGGGAAAACCCGTCCGGCCGATCATCGTCGGCCCCGAGAACCCGGACTATACACCCCTGAATGAAATTTCACCCGACTTACGGAACGCCCTGCTGACCTCGGAAGATTATAATTTCTTCACCCACAACGGTTTCAATGAGAAGGCGTTTCGGGTGTCGATTGCGACCAACTTCAAGGAAAAATCCTTTAAGCGGGGGGCCAGTACGATTTCGATGCAGTTGGTAAAAAACGCCTTTCTGAGCCGCAACAAAACCTTGTCCCGCAAAGTCGAGGAAATCCTGATCGTGTGGTTGATCGAGAATCAGCACATCGTTCCGAAAGAGCGGATGTATGAGGTGTACCTCAACATCATCGAGTGGGGCAAAAACATCTACGGTATTGGTGAAGCGGCCCGTTACTATTTCGCCAAGCGGCCCGCCGACCTCAATCTGGGCGAGAGTATCTTCCTGGCCTTTGTGGTTCCTCGTCCGAAAGCGGCTCTGAACTGGTTCGTACCCGACGGTCATCTGCAGACACGGAACGTACGAGGCTATTTCCGGCTCATCGGCCGGATTATGGCCCGGCGCGGGTTGACGGTCCCCGACTCTGGTGCCTATGGATTCTACGGCGTTCAGCTTCGCGAAGGTTTACGCCGTCAGGTGGCGCCGGTCGATACGTTGTTCCAGGGCGACAGCCTGCAGGTCGATCCTATAGACGACGTGGATGAAAATACGTTCGGTGGTTTCTTCCGGCGGTTGTTCAAACGCTCGGAAACCCCACAGGCGGCCCCCGCCGGTCAGCCAGGCGCTCAAGCCGATGCGCCAGCTACTGAAGCTGCTCCGGCCGATACAGTAAAAAGCCGGAAGCAGCTCCGACAGGAACGGCGGGAGCGCAAACGTCAGGAAAAGGAAGCCGAACGACTACGAAGCCAGAGTGACGGGTAG
- a CDS encoding RluA family pseudouridine synthase: MIVIDERDEISEDEDELYEHHRIVVDKGQSLLRIDRFLMDRLQNATRTKIQAAIDVESVRVNDKPTKASYKIKPLDIITVSLPHPPRDTDIKPENIPLDIVFEDDELLVLNKPAGMVVHPAHGNWDGTLVNALVYHFQNLPTSRNGDIRPGLVHRIDKDTSGLMVIAKTEYAMTHLARQFFDHSIERTYNALVWGQPDPADGTITGYIGRSVKDRKVQAIYDDETKGKWAVTHYRTLEDLRYVSLVQCNLETGRTHQIRAHLKHIKHPLFNDAMYGGDRILRGNPVGSYKAFVENAFKLMPRQALHAKSLGFVHPRTREWLQFDSPLPDDMQSVLTKWRNFITV; encoded by the coding sequence CTGATTGTGATAGACGAGCGCGACGAAATTTCGGAAGACGAAGACGAATTATACGAACACCACCGCATCGTGGTGGATAAAGGACAGAGTTTGCTCCGTATCGATCGGTTTCTGATGGACCGGCTGCAGAATGCCACGCGGACCAAGATCCAGGCGGCCATCGATGTAGAATCGGTACGGGTAAACGACAAACCAACCAAGGCCAGCTATAAGATAAAACCGCTGGATATCATTACCGTATCGCTACCCCACCCGCCCCGCGATACGGATATCAAGCCCGAGAACATCCCCCTGGACATCGTTTTCGAGGATGATGAACTGCTGGTCCTGAATAAACCCGCTGGTATGGTGGTGCACCCCGCCCACGGCAACTGGGACGGTACGCTGGTCAACGCGCTGGTGTATCACTTCCAGAACCTGCCGACCTCGCGTAACGGCGACATCCGACCGGGTCTGGTGCACCGTATCGACAAAGACACCTCGGGTCTGATGGTAATTGCCAAGACCGAATACGCTATGACGCACCTGGCGCGGCAATTCTTTGACCACAGCATCGAGCGGACCTACAACGCGCTGGTCTGGGGACAACCTGATCCCGCCGACGGCACGATTACGGGTTATATTGGCCGCAGCGTGAAAGACCGGAAAGTGCAGGCCATTTACGACGATGAAACCAAAGGAAAATGGGCCGTCACGCATTACAGGACGCTCGAAGACCTGCGCTACGTGTCGCTGGTTCAGTGTAATCTCGAAACCGGCCGGACGCACCAGATCCGGGCGCACTTGAAGCACATCAAACACCCGCTGTTCAACGACGCTATGTACGGCGGGGACCGTATCTTACGCGGCAATCCCGTTGGCAGCTATAAAGCCTTCGTCGAAAACGCGTTCAAGCTGATGCCCCGTCAGGCGCTGCATGCCAAGTCGCTGGGCTTCGTTCACCCCCGCACCCGCGAGTGGCTCCAGTTCGACTCCCCCCTCCCTGACGACATGCAGAGCGTGCTGACCAAGTGGCGGAATTTTATTACGGTTTAA
- a CDS encoding 1-aminocyclopropane-1-carboxylate deaminase/D-cysteine desulfhydrase, with product MPDITQQLADLTANSPLQWLPDPFPESVPVRLYLKRDDLLHPLVSGNKWRKLKYNLLLASGQGFGTLLTFGGAFSNHLYATAAAGQVVGFRTIGVVRGEELADQPRNPTLAFCEAAGMQLHFVSRSDYRRKDDPAFVAELQNRFGPCYVLPEGGTNELAVRGTAEIIPEIITQLGQVPDYVCCAVGTGGTVLGLLQAAPEPTTVLGFLALKAPEFSMPHQPPRPDQFRLVTEYHFGGYARTTPALLAFVRTFERKTGIQLEQVYTGKLLFGIYDLARRGYFPEGATVVAVHTGGLQGRSAELDT from the coding sequence ATGCCCGATATTACCCAGCAGCTTGCTGACCTGACCGCCAATTCGCCCCTGCAATGGCTGCCCGATCCGTTCCCCGAATCGGTTCCCGTTCGGCTCTACCTGAAGCGGGATGATTTGCTGCATCCGCTGGTGTCGGGTAACAAGTGGCGTAAGCTCAAGTACAATCTGCTGCTGGCGAGCGGGCAGGGTTTCGGGACGTTGCTGACCTTCGGCGGGGCTTTTTCGAACCATCTCTACGCGACGGCTGCGGCCGGGCAGGTAGTGGGCTTTCGAACAATTGGCGTGGTTCGGGGCGAGGAACTGGCCGACCAGCCCCGCAACCCGACACTGGCTTTTTGCGAAGCCGCAGGCATGCAGCTGCACTTCGTGAGCCGGTCCGACTATCGCCGGAAAGACGATCCCGCGTTTGTTGCCGAGCTTCAGAACCGATTCGGTCCCTGCTATGTACTGCCCGAAGGGGGGACCAACGAATTGGCCGTACGGGGAACGGCGGAGATCATCCCCGAAATTATAACTCAGCTGGGTCAGGTACCCGACTACGTGTGCTGCGCTGTCGGGACGGGAGGGACCGTGCTGGGATTGCTTCAGGCGGCCCCGGAGCCGACGACGGTACTGGGTTTTCTGGCGTTGAAAGCCCCCGAATTTTCAATGCCTCATCAGCCGCCCAGGCCAGACCAATTTCGCCTAGTGACCGAGTATCATTTCGGTGGATACGCCCGGACGACACCCGCCTTGCTGGCCTTTGTCCGGACGTTTGAACGGAAAACGGGTATTCAGCTTGAACAGGTGTACACCGGTAAATTGCTCTTCGGAATTTATGATCTCGCCCGGCGGGGGTACTTCCCCGAGGGCGCGACGGTTGTGGCGGTGCATACCGGTGGGCTACAGGGACGTAGTGCCGAACTGGATACGTAA
- a CDS encoding murein L,D-transpeptidase catalytic domain family protein gives MKKVFLVLIASLNFASTSPDVTPALPPATVLPAPSVTENNTYLSVYDQLNLSHLGLNKDVFAYALRGWEKMNTNKAVLSIVDLSQPSNKKRLYVVDLLQKKLLFNTYVSHGRNSGDLVANKFSNTHSSFQTSLGFYKTLNTYMGKHGLSLQLQGLEKGFNDNVYNRNIVLHGADYVCEDIIRKTGRLGRSQGCPAVPYADSKGIIQAVKGGTCLFIYSPDTDYQKRSTFLGGVS, from the coding sequence ATGAAGAAAGTTTTTTTAGTGCTTATTGCCTCGTTGAATTTTGCCAGTACGTCGCCCGACGTAACGCCTGCACTTCCTCCCGCAACCGTACTCCCTGCCCCCTCCGTAACGGAGAATAATACGTATCTATCGGTGTACGACCAGCTTAATTTAAGTCATCTGGGCCTAAATAAAGACGTTTTTGCGTATGCATTACGCGGCTGGGAGAAAATGAACACGAACAAGGCGGTTTTGTCTATCGTCGACCTGAGCCAGCCGTCCAATAAGAAACGACTGTATGTCGTAGATTTATTGCAGAAGAAACTGTTGTTCAATACCTACGTATCGCACGGCCGTAACTCCGGCGATCTGGTTGCGAATAAATTTTCCAATACCCATTCGTCGTTCCAGACCAGCCTGGGTTTCTACAAAACGCTCAATACGTACATGGGCAAACACGGGCTGTCGCTGCAGCTGCAGGGCCTGGAAAAAGGCTTCAATGACAACGTGTATAACCGAAACATTGTCCTGCACGGAGCTGATTATGTATGCGAGGATATCATCCGTAAGACGGGCCGTCTGGGTCGTAGCCAAGGCTGCCCGGCCGTTCCCTATGCTGATTCAAAAGGCATTATTCAGGCCGTAAAAGGCGGCACCTGCCTGTTTATTTACTCGCCGGATACAGACTACCAGAAGCGCTCTACCTTCCTGGGTGGTGTCAGCTAA
- a CDS encoding peptidylprolyl isomerase — translation MNITKDKVAAIHYTLRDSQGNVLDSSQGSDPLYYLHGANNLIPGMEEGLEGRAKGDVFKIDVTPEKGYGRRDARLVGEVPRNAFGQADIQVGMQFQANDGQVVTVTNVGPDTVTVDGNHPLADQDLHFDVEVIEVRDASADELSHGHVHGPGGHH, via the coding sequence ATGAACATTACCAAAGACAAAGTAGCAGCCATCCATTATACCCTGCGCGACAGCCAGGGCAACGTGCTGGATTCCAGCCAGGGCAGCGATCCGCTTTATTACCTGCACGGAGCCAACAATCTGATTCCGGGTATGGAAGAAGGGCTGGAAGGTCGTGCCAAAGGGGATGTCTTTAAAATTGACGTAACACCCGAAAAAGGCTACGGTCGGCGCGACGCCCGGCTGGTTGGCGAAGTACCCCGCAACGCATTCGGGCAGGCCGATATTCAGGTTGGCATGCAGTTCCAGGCCAATGACGGCCAGGTTGTCACCGTAACAAACGTTGGCCCTGACACGGTTACCGTTGATGGGAATCACCCACTGGCTGATCAGGATCTGCATTTTGACGTAGAAGTTATTGAGGTTCGGGACGCCAGCGCCGACGAACTGTCTCACGGCCACGTTCACGGTCCCGGCGGTCACCACTAA
- a CDS encoding GNAT family N-acetyltransferase encodes MISIRPGTRADIPQAFELVTELAVYEKAADQVTNSVEQMAEDGFGPNPLFGLLVAEDSDTEKIVGIALYYFRYSTWKGKRLYLEDIIVTEDFRGYGIGKLLLDATIDMAHETKCTGMMWQVLDWNQPAIGFYQQFGTRFDDGWTNCHLDF; translated from the coding sequence ATGATTTCCATTCGCCCCGGCACCCGTGCCGATATCCCACAGGCGTTCGAGCTGGTTACCGAACTGGCTGTTTACGAAAAAGCAGCCGACCAGGTGACCAACTCAGTCGAGCAGATGGCCGAAGACGGTTTCGGCCCCAATCCGCTGTTTGGCCTGCTCGTTGCCGAAGATTCCGACACAGAGAAAATTGTCGGTATTGCGCTCTATTATTTCCGCTATTCGACCTGGAAAGGCAAGCGTCTGTACCTGGAAGACATCATCGTGACCGAAGACTTTCGGGGCTACGGCATTGGGAAACTCCTGCTGGATGCTACGATCGATATGGCCCACGAAACCAAATGCACCGGCATGATGTGGCAGGTTCTGGACTGGAACCAGCCCGCCATTGGCTTCTATCAGCAGTTCGGTACCCGCTTTGACGACGGCTGGACGAATTGTCATCTTGATTTTTAA